One Nostoc punctiforme PCC 73102 DNA window includes the following coding sequences:
- the murJ gene encoding murein biosynthesis integral membrane protein MurJ has translation MKSWQLHNLLDYWKKLTSGSVNRQILGAAITVAFGTALVKVVAVVREIIIAWKFGTGDELDAFLIALLVPEFIINVVAGSFNAALIPTYIRVREEEGAKAAQRLFSGATVWSLGLLGITTILIVASAPLYLPHLASGFSAEKVNLTFKLLCVISPIVMLTGIVTIWSAVLNAGERFALTALSPVMTPVITIILLFLGGKFWGVFALAVGLVGGAVLEITLLGIALRRQRVFLLPRWYGFDNNLRQVANQYAPMIAGGFLMCSTGIVDQAMAATLLPGSVAALNYGNRLSAFPITLMTQALSTAVIPYFSTMVAREDWVGVRHTLKHYMKSIFAVTLPIALLIILFSGTIVQILFQRGLFTANDTQLVATIQAFNALQIPLRGPGILVVRFISATRSNQILMWGSGFNLMINIALDYLFIQWLGVAGIALSTSCVYMFSFFFLLFFAIKKINQKSIIPNG, from the coding sequence ATGAAAAGTTGGCAATTGCATAACTTACTTGATTACTGGAAAAAACTCACCAGTGGCTCTGTCAATCGCCAAATTTTGGGTGCAGCGATTACGGTCGCCTTCGGCACAGCATTAGTGAAAGTAGTGGCTGTGGTAAGAGAAATCATCATTGCCTGGAAATTTGGCACGGGAGACGAACTGGATGCATTTTTAATTGCTTTGCTAGTTCCAGAATTTATTATCAATGTCGTAGCTGGTTCTTTTAATGCTGCTTTGATTCCCACCTATATTAGAGTACGAGAAGAAGAGGGAGCAAAAGCAGCACAAAGACTTTTTTCAGGAGCTACAGTTTGGAGTCTAGGACTCTTAGGGATTACTACCATATTAATAGTGGCATCTGCACCACTATATTTGCCACATCTGGCATCAGGATTCAGTGCTGAAAAAGTAAATCTGACCTTTAAACTGCTTTGTGTAATTTCGCCAATTGTGATGTTGACTGGAATTGTCACAATCTGGAGTGCTGTTTTGAATGCAGGAGAGCGTTTTGCTTTAACAGCCCTCAGTCCAGTCATGACTCCAGTTATTACTATCATTTTACTTTTCCTGGGAGGGAAGTTTTGGGGCGTATTCGCTTTAGCAGTAGGATTGGTTGGCGGTGCAGTTCTAGAAATAACTCTCTTGGGAATTGCACTACGCCGACAAAGGGTTTTTCTGCTTCCAAGATGGTATGGATTTGACAATAACTTACGTCAAGTAGCAAATCAGTATGCTCCAATGATTGCTGGAGGCTTTTTAATGTGCAGTACAGGAATAGTCGATCAAGCAATGGCGGCAACATTGTTACCCGGAAGTGTAGCAGCACTCAACTATGGTAATCGTTTAAGTGCATTCCCAATCACTTTAATGACTCAAGCATTAAGTACTGCAGTAATTCCTTATTTTTCCACAATGGTAGCCCGTGAAGATTGGGTAGGAGTGCGTCATACATTGAAGCACTATATGAAGTCTATATTTGCAGTCACTTTACCAATAGCATTACTGATAATTCTATTTTCTGGGACTATAGTACAAATACTTTTTCAGAGAGGCTTATTTACGGCAAACGATACTCAACTGGTAGCTACTATACAAGCTTTTAATGCTTTGCAGATACCTTTACGTGGCCCAGGTATTTTGGTAGTCCGCTTCATATCAGCAACACGATCTAATCAAATTTTGATGTGGGGATCTGGCTTTAACCTGATGATCAATATTGCCTTAGACTATCTATTCATCCAGTGGCTAGGGGTTGCGGGTATTGCCTTATCAACATCCTGTGTTTATATGTTTTCTTTCTTCTTCTTACTATTTTTTGCAATTAAGAAAATTAATCAAAAATCTATAATACCAAATGGTTAA
- a CDS encoding glycosyltransferase family 4 protein, producing MRLTLVIPSLYSGGAERVLSIIANYWASKGWKVTLLTFCGNQPPFYDLDSRISYIPLHIARDSSNLIAAVKNNLYRIFKLRLAITASNPDIVISFMSEANVTTLLATRGLNVPVLVSERNNPKIRLTKSSIWVKLRQLTYPFAQRVIVQTQRALNYFPSSLKNRICVIPNPVLLPPNKPCKPQELFNKLPGQKLLIAVGRLESQKGFDLLLQAFANLKDDFSEWQLVILGEGILHLDLTELCHQLQLNGRVYFLGRVKNIYEFLQEADIYVMSSRFEGFPNALCEAMASGLPVISTDCPNGPREIIRDGIDGLLVPNEDVLALTSAIKLLMSDEEKRKNLATNASEIAERFSIDKIMEMWEFVVKDVVES from the coding sequence ATGCGACTAACACTTGTCATCCCCTCACTTTATTCAGGTGGTGCAGAACGAGTTTTATCAATCATAGCCAATTACTGGGCTAGCAAAGGATGGAAAGTCACTTTGTTGACTTTTTGTGGAAATCAGCCTCCGTTTTATGATCTCGATTCCAGAATTAGTTATATTCCTTTACATATAGCGCGAGATTCTTCTAATCTGATAGCAGCAGTCAAGAATAACTTGTACCGAATTTTTAAACTACGGCTTGCTATTACTGCTAGTAATCCAGACATTGTGATTAGCTTTATGAGTGAAGCAAATGTGACTACCTTGCTAGCAACTAGAGGTTTAAATGTGCCAGTCTTAGTCTCAGAGCGAAATAACCCTAAAATTCGTCTTACTAAAAGCTCCATTTGGGTGAAACTTCGTCAATTGACTTATCCATTCGCACAACGAGTTATTGTTCAAACTCAAAGAGCATTGAATTATTTTCCATCCAGTTTAAAAAATCGTATTTGTGTTATTCCTAATCCGGTATTATTACCACCTAATAAACCATGCAAACCCCAAGAATTATTTAACAAATTACCTGGGCAAAAATTGCTGATTGCTGTAGGAAGACTTGAATCGCAAAAAGGGTTTGACCTGTTACTACAAGCTTTCGCTAATTTGAAAGATGATTTTTCTGAATGGCAGTTGGTTATCTTAGGAGAAGGAATTTTACATTTAGATTTGACAGAGTTGTGTCATCAGTTACAACTCAATGGTCGCGTTTATTTTCTCGGAAGAGTAAAGAATATTTATGAATTTCTCCAAGAAGCTGATATTTACGTGATGTCCTCAAGATTTGAAGGCTTTCCAAATGCACTATGTGAGGCAATGGCTTCTGGACTACCAGTTATCTCTACAGATTGTCCTAATGGGCCTAGAGAGATCATTCGTGATGGTATCGATGGTTTATTAGTACCTAATGAGGATGTTTTAGCATTAACATCGGCGATAAAGCTTCTAATGTCTGATGAAGAAAAGCGAAAAAATCTAGCAACTAATGCATCAGAGATTGCTGAACGTTTTAGCATAGATAAAATTATGGAAATGTGGGAATTTGTTGTTAAAGATGTTGTTGAATCATGA
- a CDS encoding glycosyltransferase: MRKKIVFIIRDLGYGGAQRQLITLVKNLDKQIFNTTVIFFYANGSLQKDLENNNIQTICLEKRGRWDIFGFLWRLMGHLKRIQPDSLHGYLSESNLLTIFLKPFFLSTSIIWGIRDSNISLDSYDWLDRLIFEIECLLSRFVDLIIVNSHAGQAYHLSHGFPAKKMVVIPNGIDTERFQPNSEAGLRVRTEWRISKDTILIGLIGRLDPMKDHPTFLKAVALLCKERENVCFVCVGIGTHEYAQELYQLAEELEVAEKVIWAGGRADMPDIYNALDITCSSSSYGEGFSNVIGEAMACGVPCVVTDVGDSAWIIDDTGIVVPPNNPEALKAGITSLINIISSKSYSSCHIRQRIISHFSVLNLSLKTQNSLLSINVL; this comes from the coding sequence ATGAGAAAAAAAATTGTATTTATTATTCGCGATCTTGGGTATGGTGGCGCTCAAAGACAATTAATTACCCTAGTAAAAAATCTTGATAAGCAAATTTTTAATACTACCGTTATTTTCTTCTATGCAAACGGATCTTTACAGAAGGATTTAGAAAATAACAATATCCAAACTATATGTCTAGAAAAACGAGGACGTTGGGATATATTTGGATTTTTATGGCGACTTATGGGACATTTAAAACGAATACAACCTGATTCATTGCATGGATATCTGAGTGAATCTAATTTACTCACTATCTTCTTAAAACCTTTTTTCCTTTCAACTTCTATAATTTGGGGAATTCGTGATTCTAATATTAGCCTTGATAGCTATGATTGGTTAGACCGTTTAATCTTTGAGATTGAATGTTTGCTTTCTCGTTTTGTAGACCTGATTATTGTCAATTCTCACGCAGGTCAAGCCTATCATCTGTCTCATGGGTTTCCTGCCAAGAAAATGGTAGTTATTCCTAATGGCATTGATACTGAACGTTTTCAGCCTAATTCAGAAGCTGGTTTACGGGTGCGAACAGAATGGAGAATTTCAAAAGATACAATTTTGATTGGTTTGATAGGACGCTTAGATCCTATGAAGGATCATCCTACTTTTCTTAAAGCGGTGGCATTGTTGTGTAAAGAGAGAGAAAATGTTTGTTTTGTTTGTGTCGGTATAGGAACACACGAATATGCACAAGAACTGTATCAATTAGCCGAAGAATTAGAAGTTGCTGAAAAAGTTATCTGGGCAGGTGGGCGTGCTGATATGCCTGACATTTATAATGCCTTAGATATCACTTGTTCATCTTCAAGCTACGGAGAAGGATTTTCTAATGTAATTGGAGAAGCAATGGCTTGTGGAGTGCCATGTGTCGTTACCGACGTAGGTGATTCAGCCTGGATTATTGATGACACAGGTATAGTTGTACCACCGAATAATCCAGAAGCATTGAAAGCGGGAATTACAAGTTTAATCAATATTATTAGTAGTAAAAGTTACTCTAGCTGCCACATTCGACAGCGTATAATCTCACATTTTTCCGTATTAAATTTGAGCCTAAAAACGCAAAATAGTCTTTTATCTATAAATGTCTTATGA
- a CDS encoding O-antigen ligase family protein has protein sequence MIKVSNKKTNFLIYYQCWLAVVAVLIFFTNLDVYWQTAGILPLEPLHWIILLIGASTPIIFSFSSRKKFLSKNLIRWCVGYFVISLFYFWLFSSTTEAFQELRTRILSIIFLLLTLIIFSKYSIVQAFTRYAIIIAGLLATTVNIYEFFNPLIFSAVNETGRAAGFYINPNTSGCALVLSLIFGVDLLQPKYRTPFALLIGLGVFLTFSRGSLLGWIIVMIIFINAYVIPRKQLFAWFAGLVMMITIVGITGNLVNLDSLQDMGLINDNVLGRLQEFGSPSSTDDDAALARIEVVKIAWQMFSEHPFIGNGIASTRGLSVGGLATHDISTHNMYLYFMADHGVIGAFIYPLLIYAATCPYQKNNKYISLAFVAFCLIWGFFSHNIVEQRFQLMTFSLMATMNQSNQRLNYKS, from the coding sequence ATGATTAAAGTCTCCAATAAAAAGACTAATTTTCTAATTTATTATCAATGCTGGTTAGCTGTAGTAGCTGTCTTGATATTTTTTACCAATCTAGATGTTTATTGGCAAACAGCAGGAATCCTTCCCTTAGAACCTTTACATTGGATTATCCTTCTTATTGGGGCTTCAACACCGATAATTTTTTCGTTTTCTTCTAGGAAAAAGTTTTTGTCAAAAAACTTAATTAGATGGTGTGTTGGCTATTTTGTAATTTCGTTATTTTATTTTTGGCTATTTTCATCAACTACAGAAGCATTCCAAGAACTAAGAACTAGAATATTATCTATAATTTTCTTATTGTTGACATTAATCATATTTTCTAAATATTCTATTGTTCAAGCTTTCACACGTTATGCAATTATAATTGCTGGTTTATTAGCTACAACTGTTAATATATATGAGTTTTTTAATCCTTTAATATTTAGTGCAGTGAATGAGACAGGACGTGCAGCAGGGTTTTACATAAATCCTAATACATCTGGTTGTGCGCTGGTTCTCAGTTTAATTTTTGGTGTGGATTTATTACAGCCTAAATATCGAACTCCTTTTGCTTTACTAATTGGTCTTGGTGTTTTTCTCACATTCTCACGCGGTTCGCTTCTTGGTTGGATTATAGTAATGATAATTTTTATTAATGCGTATGTAATCCCTCGTAAACAATTATTTGCATGGTTTGCAGGATTAGTAATGATGATTACTATTGTGGGAATAACTGGAAATTTAGTTAACTTAGATAGTCTCCAAGATATGGGCTTGATAAATGATAATGTCCTGGGAAGATTGCAAGAATTTGGTTCTCCTTCTAGCACTGATGACGATGCGGCCCTGGCTCGAATCGAGGTCGTAAAAATTGCTTGGCAGATGTTTAGCGAACATCCGTTCATTGGTAATGGCATTGCTTCTACTCGTGGTTTAAGTGTTGGGGGATTAGCTACACATGATATATCTACACACAATATGTATTTATATTTTATGGCTGATCATGGAGTGATAGGCGCTTTTATTTATCCGTTATTAATTTATGCAGCAACGTGTCCATACCAGAAAAATAATAAATATATTAGTTTGGCATTTGTGGCTTTTTGTCTTATTTGGGGTTTTTTCAGTCATAACATTGTGGAACAGCGCTTTCAATTAATGACTTTTTCACTAATGGCTACTATGAATCAGAGTAATCAAAGACTTAACTATAAATCATGA
- a CDS encoding glycosyltransferase family 4 protein, producing the protein MKILYIITGLPTGGAEMMLYKLLSQINQERFEPIVVSLMDRGTLGDRIEALGIPVHTIGMNRGGIPMPVDVWRLVHLVDRLQPDIIQGWMYHGNLAAQFASFLNGNKIPIVWSIHYSIDSLESDKKMTVAIIKFSAYISRLPKQVLFVSQNSKLQHEALGYSSKNSCIIPNGFDTISFSPSLTERVDVRSELSLPHESLLIGLICRYHPMKDHANFIQAAALFLKEHPNINFLMIGQGVDRDNPTLNKLIKELGIGDRISLLGERKDIPRLITSLDIFTSASAYGEAFPLVIGEAMSCGIPCVVTDVGDSGWIVGNTGKVIPPRNPQMLADAWKELIALGEEGRNILGKAARARITEDFALNSVVAKYELVYEKILSNMST; encoded by the coding sequence ATGAAAATTCTTTATATTATTACTGGATTGCCAACTGGCGGTGCAGAAATGATGCTCTACAAGCTGCTTTCTCAGATAAACCAGGAGCGGTTTGAACCAATTGTAGTTTCTTTGATGGATCGTGGTACATTGGGCGATCGCATTGAGGCATTAGGTATCCCAGTTCACACCATTGGTATGAATCGAGGAGGCATTCCTATGCCAGTTGACGTTTGGCGCTTGGTTCATCTGGTCGATCGACTTCAACCAGATATAATTCAAGGCTGGATGTATCATGGCAATTTAGCCGCGCAATTTGCCAGCTTTTTAAATGGTAATAAAATTCCTATTGTGTGGAGTATTCATTATTCTATTGATTCTTTAGAATCGGACAAAAAAATGACTGTGGCCATTATTAAATTTAGTGCTTATATTTCTCGCTTACCTAAACAGGTATTGTTCGTTTCTCAAAATAGTAAGTTACAGCATGAAGCTTTAGGATATTCTAGTAAGAATAGTTGTATAATCCCGAATGGGTTTGATACAATATCATTTTCTCCTTCATTAACAGAGCGAGTTGATGTTCGTTCAGAGTTGAGTTTACCTCATGAATCTTTATTAATTGGGTTGATATGCCGTTATCACCCGATGAAAGATCATGCAAATTTTATTCAAGCAGCTGCACTTTTCTTGAAAGAGCATCCTAATATTAACTTCTTGATGATTGGTCAAGGAGTTGATCGAGATAATCCAACCCTAAACAAATTAATTAAAGAATTAGGTATTGGCGATCGCATATCTCTATTAGGAGAGCGAAAAGATATTCCTCGCTTGATAACAAGTCTTGATATTTTTACTTCTGCCTCCGCTTATGGTGAAGCATTTCCTTTAGTTATAGGAGAAGCAATGTCTTGCGGTATTCCCTGTGTAGTCACAGATGTTGGTGATTCGGGTTGGATTGTAGGTAATACAGGAAAGGTGATTCCGCCACGGAATCCCCAGATGTTAGCGGATGCCTGGAAAGAGTTAATTGCTTTAGGTGAAGAGGGTAGAAACATTTTGGGCAAAGCCGCACGAGCCAGGATTACTGAAGATTTTGCTTTAAATTCTGTTGTAGCTAAATATGAGTTAGTGTATGAAAAAATATTGTCTAATATGTCTACTTAA
- the asnB gene encoding asparagine synthase (glutamine-hydrolyzing): protein MCGITGFWDISKQFSGEHLDETIQKMSKTLLHRGPDDGGIWTDVEVGVALGHRRLSIVDLSPLGHQPMMSANGRYMVVFNGEIYNFLELRRELTQLGHNFRGHSDTEIMLAGFSEWGLDKAIRRFNGMFAFALWDRQKRILHLGRDRLGEKPLYYGWQGSTFLFTSELKALKAHPNFRAEINRDALTQFFRYSYLPAPYSIYQGIYKLPPGTLLSWNGIDAHPDPVTYWSAREVTELGIAEPFMGSESEAVIQLEALLREAVGLRMVADVPLGAFISGGIDSSTIVALMQAQSSQPVKTFTIGFNEEAYNEAKHAKAVAKHLGTDHTELYVNPKEALEVIPKLPFLYDEPFSDVSQIPTFLVSQLAKQQVTVSLSGDGGDELFAGYNRYLFGRKIWQAIGWIPTTVRKNSARALTSVSPQNWNRGFANVNALLPSRIKQPEFGNKLHTFSEIMALPNPTAIYTKLVSHWEDPKALVIDGLEPPTILSNSQNWPHLLDFTQCMMYFDTVTYLPDDILVKVDRASMGVSLEGRIPFLDHRLVEFAWRLPLSMKIRNGQGKWLLRQVLYKYVPPTLVERPKVGFGVPINSWLRGPLRDWAEELLNENRLKNEGFFNPKPIREKWEEHLSGAASWEYRLWDVLMFQAWLEANH from the coding sequence ATGTGTGGCATTACCGGTTTTTGGGATATATCTAAACAATTTAGTGGCGAGCATTTGGATGAGACTATTCAAAAAATGTCAAAAACCTTACTACATCGAGGCCCCGATGATGGGGGAATCTGGACAGATGTAGAGGTAGGAGTTGCTTTAGGACATCGGCGTTTGTCGATTGTTGACCTCTCACCGTTAGGACATCAACCCATGATGTCTGCAAATGGTCGCTATATGGTTGTATTTAATGGAGAAATTTATAACTTTTTAGAATTACGGCGTGAGCTAACTCAATTAGGTCACAATTTTCGGGGACATTCTGACACTGAGATCATGTTGGCGGGTTTTAGTGAGTGGGGGTTGGATAAAGCTATTCGGCGCTTCAATGGCATGTTTGCTTTTGCTTTGTGGGATCGCCAAAAGCGGATTTTACATTTAGGGCGCGATCGCTTGGGTGAAAAACCCCTCTATTATGGTTGGCAAGGTAGCACCTTTCTATTTACTTCTGAGTTAAAAGCCTTAAAAGCCCATCCCAATTTTCGGGCTGAAATTAACCGCGATGCCTTAACACAGTTTTTTCGATATAGCTACCTTCCAGCACCCTATTCAATCTACCAAGGTATCTACAAGTTACCACCAGGAACACTCTTATCCTGGAATGGTATTGATGCTCATCCAGATCCAGTTACCTACTGGTCTGCTAGGGAAGTCACAGAATTGGGCATTGCTGAACCATTTATGGGGTCAGAATCGGAAGCTGTAATCCAACTAGAAGCTCTATTACGAGAGGCGGTAGGACTACGTATGGTAGCAGATGTGCCATTGGGTGCATTTATCTCTGGTGGAATCGACTCTTCCACCATAGTTGCATTGATGCAGGCACAAAGTAGCCAACCAGTGAAAACATTTACTATCGGTTTCAATGAAGAAGCTTACAACGAAGCAAAACACGCCAAAGCCGTTGCCAAACACCTGGGTACAGACCACACCGAACTATATGTCAACCCCAAAGAGGCGCTGGAAGTTATTCCTAAACTACCGTTTCTCTATGATGAACCTTTTTCAGATGTGTCTCAAATTCCTACCTTTTTGGTATCACAGTTAGCCAAACAACAGGTAACTGTCAGTTTATCAGGGGATGGAGGAGATGAACTGTTTGCTGGATATAACCGTTATTTATTTGGTCGAAAAATTTGGCAAGCAATTGGTTGGATACCAACAACCGTGCGTAAGAACTCTGCACGTGCTTTGACTAGCGTATCGCCTCAAAATTGGAATCGTGGTTTTGCTAATGTTAATGCCTTACTACCAAGCAGAATTAAACAACCTGAATTCGGAAATAAATTACACACCTTTTCCGAGATTATGGCACTTCCTAATCCCACAGCAATATATACAAAGTTAGTTTCCCACTGGGAAGATCCTAAAGCACTAGTCATAGATGGCTTAGAGCCTCCAACAATCTTAAGCAATTCTCAAAATTGGCCACACCTACTTGACTTTACCCAGTGCATGATGTATTTCGACACCGTGACTTACTTACCAGACGATATTCTCGTCAAAGTAGATCGAGCCAGTATGGGGGTAAGTTTGGAAGGACGTATACCTTTCTTAGATCACCGCTTAGTTGAATTTGCTTGGCGATTACCACTATCTATGAAAATTCGGAATGGTCAAGGAAAATGGCTATTACGCCAAGTTTTATATAAATATGTGCCTCCCACTTTAGTTGAGCGTCCGAAAGTAGGTTTTGGAGTTCCAATTAATAGCTGGTTACGAGGCCCTTTAAGAGATTGGGCTGAGGAATTGCTAAATGAAAACCGTCTGAAGAACGAAGGTTTTTTCAATCCCAAGCCTATTAGAGAGAAGTGGGAAGAACATCTTTCCGGTGCTGCAAGTTGGGAGTATCGTCTATGGGATGTGCTAATGTTCCAGGCTTGGTTAGAAGCAAATCATTGA
- a CDS encoding ATP-grasp domain-containing protein: protein MNVLIVSSSEGITLSLLRCLGLLNIKSHVISVWKSSGSSRFSRFCKNYISSFITESSQGAENIADVINDYCKQQKIDIIIPSGLLGTFLVALIKEKLSYSSVFPINDADKIYNLNNKWQFYHLLRQHNIPTPKTILIETPEQIKLLNLNFPVMVKPLDRGNGYGVKKIDSIVDLHGYISNASQINNLPILVQEYVFGYDILLNVLAENGKLIAWTINRRVPYFFEFFQDENILEIAHKIIDSCNYTGVANFDIRFDERSNSVKVIECNPRFWASFGASVSYGIDFVNLGILLAQGQKLPDNLKKEVTCTEPEKIPYPSPSQFLKGLLLAKYPFAAMKKISSDLAWQSILDPLPNIYEKIWNRLGIVNTHDGVMLNKLLSNSIRVKI, encoded by the coding sequence ATGAATGTATTAATTGTTTCCTCAAGTGAGGGTATCACCCTATCATTATTAAGATGTCTGGGATTACTTAATATTAAATCTCATGTAATCAGCGTCTGGAAATCTTCAGGTTCATCAAGATTTTCAAGATTTTGCAAAAATTATATTTCTTCTTTTATTACTGAGTCTTCACAAGGGGCTGAAAACATAGCTGATGTAATTAATGATTACTGCAAACAGCAGAAAATTGATATTATTATTCCATCAGGTCTTTTAGGCACATTTTTAGTTGCTTTAATTAAAGAGAAATTGAGCTATTCGTCAGTTTTTCCGATAAACGATGCGGATAAGATATATAATTTGAACAATAAATGGCAATTTTATCACCTGTTGAGACAACACAATATTCCCACCCCAAAAACAATATTGATTGAAACACCAGAACAAATAAAATTATTGAATTTGAATTTTCCTGTTATGGTCAAACCTTTAGATAGAGGTAATGGATATGGAGTCAAAAAGATAGATTCAATTGTAGATTTACATGGATACATATCAAATGCAAGTCAAATAAATAATTTACCTATATTGGTACAAGAATATGTATTTGGTTATGATATTCTCCTGAATGTACTTGCAGAAAATGGAAAACTTATAGCTTGGACAATTAATAGGAGAGTTCCCTACTTTTTTGAGTTTTTTCAAGATGAAAATATTTTAGAAATAGCTCATAAGATTATAGATTCATGTAATTATACTGGTGTAGCTAATTTCGATATCAGATTTGATGAGAGAAGTAATTCCGTTAAGGTAATAGAATGTAATCCCAGATTTTGGGCTAGTTTCGGAGCTTCAGTATCCTATGGAATAGACTTTGTAAACTTAGGTATATTGTTAGCGCAAGGACAAAAATTGCCCGACAATCTGAAGAAAGAAGTTACTTGTACAGAACCTGAAAAAATTCCTTATCCATCGCCAAGTCAATTTCTCAAAGGATTGCTACTAGCTAAATATCCTTTTGCGGCGATGAAAAAAATTAGTAGCGATCTGGCTTGGCAAAGCATTTTAGACCCATTACCCAATATTTACGAAAAAATCTGGAATCGATTAGGCATAGTCAATACCCATGATGGAGTAATGTTAAATAAACTGTTATCAAATTCAATTAGAGTAAAGATTTGA
- a CDS encoding DUF4091 domain-containing protein: MQMIRFWKKLKFIRWVMLIFITLICLNIWQIPKASSAIGPVLYMVPSLKRIGQTEKITNTSLSKIYAAKGEYESVQLVIKAPSSGLTNVNISVSDLLGSNNQIIPKNNITLYREHYVYVSHSSPNMRDNLNPPLGVGWYPDGLIPFLDPVTQKPPLTGELKAVPFRLQSQYNQPIWVDVFVPRNAKSGEYTGKFIVTSDQGKAESKIVLKVWNFELPLKPSLKSSFPFWYNKTKIANEEMLKHKLMPKHINPQDQQGLVQQGLASASLGYWSGADISTCKMNSLPSFEEFRKTAASYQSDLFLYNYTADEIDRCPSLFQQIKQWSRNLHSAGVSNLVTMIPTPELYDDGSGTGRSAVDIWAILPKMYEQAPDRIAKVLQKGDKVWSYNTLVQDEYSPKWQIDFQPINYRIQPGFISQSLGLTGILYWQVDLWTKDPWHDIQTYSKNNGDNFPGEGMLVYPGKQVGLQGVIPSMRLKWLRDGVEDYEYMEIIKKLGSGTWALNIGRTVGKDWKNWTRDTNVLESVRSQLGAEIDKLSFLKANAK, translated from the coding sequence ATGCAAATGATTCGTTTTTGGAAAAAACTGAAATTTATTCGATGGGTAATGCTCATATTTATTACATTAATTTGCTTAAATATTTGGCAAATACCTAAAGCATCTTCGGCAATTGGCCCGGTTTTATATATGGTTCCAAGTTTGAAAAGAATAGGACAAACAGAGAAAATAACAAACACATCATTAAGCAAAATTTATGCTGCTAAAGGCGAATATGAATCGGTACAATTAGTAATTAAAGCTCCCTCAAGTGGATTGACTAATGTCAATATTTCGGTATCAGATTTACTCGGTTCCAATAATCAGATAATTCCGAAAAATAACATAACTCTATATCGGGAACATTATGTTTATGTTAGTCATTCCAGCCCGAATATGAGAGATAATCTTAACCCTCCTCTGGGCGTTGGTTGGTATCCTGATGGGCTGATACCATTTTTAGATCCAGTAACCCAAAAGCCTCCACTAACAGGTGAATTAAAAGCAGTTCCATTTCGTCTCCAGTCCCAATATAACCAACCTATTTGGGTGGATGTATTTGTCCCTCGCAATGCTAAATCTGGTGAATATACAGGGAAGTTTATTGTCACAAGCGATCAAGGAAAGGCTGAAAGTAAAATAGTCTTAAAAGTTTGGAATTTCGAGTTACCTTTAAAGCCTTCGCTGAAGTCTTCTTTTCCATTTTGGTACAACAAAACTAAGATTGCTAATGAAGAAATGCTCAAGCATAAACTCATGCCTAAGCATATCAACCCGCAGGATCAGCAGGGTTTGGTTCAGCAAGGGCTTGCTTCGGCAAGTCTTGGTTATTGGAGCGGAGCGGATATCAGTACATGTAAGATGAATTCACTCCCTTCTTTTGAGGAATTCCGAAAAACTGCTGCATCCTATCAGTCGGATCTGTTTTTATATAACTACACGGCTGATGAAATTGATCGTTGCCCATCTCTTTTTCAACAGATAAAGCAATGGTCTAGAAATCTGCATTCGGCTGGGGTTTCTAACCTTGTGACAATGATACCCACACCTGAGCTTTATGACGATGGTTCTGGGACTGGGCGCTCTGCTGTTGATATTTGGGCAATTCTCCCTAAAATGTATGAGCAAGCTCCTGATAGAATAGCCAAAGTGCTGCAAAAAGGAGACAAAGTTTGGTCTTACAACACATTAGTGCAAGATGAATACTCTCCTAAGTGGCAGATAGATTTTCAACCGATAAACTATAGAATTCAGCCAGGTTTCATTAGTCAAAGTCTGGGATTAACTGGAATTCTGTATTGGCAGGTTGATCTATGGACAAAAGATCCCTGGCATGATATTCAAACCTATTCTAAAAATAATGGCGATAATTTCCCTGGTGAAGGAATGCTTGTTTATCCTGGCAAACAGGTAGGGCTTCAAGGAGTCATCCCATCGATGAGACTCAAATGGTTGCGGGATGGAGTTGAGGATTACGAATATATGGAGATTATCAAAAAACTTGGTAGTGGAACTTGGGCATTAAATATTGGTCGAACCGTTGGTAAGGATTGGAAAAATTGGACACGCGATACAAATGTACTGGAGTCAGTGCGATCGCAATTGGGAGCAGAAATCGACAAACTCTCCTTCCTGAAAGCGAATGCTAAATGA